A single region of the Vicia villosa cultivar HV-30 ecotype Madison, WI linkage group LG4, Vvil1.0, whole genome shotgun sequence genome encodes:
- the LOC131595610 gene encoding eukaryotic translation initiation factor 3 subunit E-like, translated as MAEYDLTPRMAPNLDRHLVFPLLEFLQERQLYDDNHILKAKIDLLNNTNMVDYAMDIHKTLYHTEDVPQDMVERRADVVARLKSLEDAAAPLVAFLQNPAAVQELRADKHYNLQMLNDKYQIGAAQIEALYQYAKFQFECGNYSGAADYLYQYRALCTNSERSLNALWGKLAAEVLMQNWDIALEELNRLKEIIDSKNFSSPINQVQSRIWLMHWSLFIFFNHDNGRTQIIDLFNQDKYLNAIQTSAPHLLRYLATAFIVNKRRRPQFKDFIKVIQQEQNSYKDPITEFLACVYVNYDFDGAQKKMRECEEVILNDPFLGKRVEESNFSTVPLRDEFLENARLFIFETYCRIHQRIDMGVLAEKLNLNYEEAERWIVNLIRGSKLDAKIDSETGTVIMEPNHPNVYEQLIDHTKALNGRTYKLVTQILEHSQAQVAR; from the exons ATGGCGGAGTACGATCTGACACCGCGGATGGCTCCAAATCTCGACAGACATTTGGTATTCCCTCTCTTAGAGTTTCTCCAAGAGAGACAGTTATACGACGATAACCATATCCTCAAGGCCAAGATTGATCTCTTGAACAACACTAACATGGTTGATTACGCCATGGACATTCACAAGACACTCTACCATACCGAAGATGTTCCTCAGGATATGGTCGAACGTAGGGCTGATGTTGTCGCTCGTCTCAAGTCTCTTGAAGACGCTGCCGCTCCTCTTGTTGCTTTCCTTCAGAATCCTGCCGCTGTTCAGGAGTTGAGAGCTGATAAGCACTACAATCTCCAGATGCTCAATGACAAATACCAG ATTGGTGCTGCACAAATAGAGGCATTATACCAATATGCAAAGTTTCAGTTTGAATGTGGAAACTACTCTGGTGCTGCTGACTATCTTTATCAGTACAGAGCATTATGCACAAATAGTGAAAGGAGTTTGAATGCATTGTGGGGAAAGCTGGCAGCTGAAGTATTGATGCAAAACTGGGATATCGCTCTTGAAGAGCTCAACCGCTTGAAGGAAATAATTGACTCAAAG AATTTTTCATCACCTATTAATCAGGTGCAAAGCAGAATATGGTTGATGCATTGGAGTCTGTTCATCTTTTTCAACCATGACAATGGAAGAACACAAATCATTGATCTGTTTAACCAGGACAA GTATCTTAACGCAATCCAAACTAGTGCTCCACACCTTTTGCGATACTTGGCCACAGCATTTATTGTCAACAAGCGCAGGAGGCCCCAATTCAAAGATTTTATAAAAGTTATTCAGCAAGAGCAGAATTCATACAAGGACCCCATCACCGAGTTTCTGGCTTGTGTTTATGTCAACTATGACTTTGATGGCGCACAAAAGAAGATGAGGGAGTGTGAAGAA GTAATTCTCAATGATCCGTTCCTTGGTAAACGAGTTGAAGAAAGCAACTTCTCAACTGTACCACTAAGGGATGAGTTCCTTGAAAATGCTAGGCTATTTATTTTTGAGACATACTGTAGAATACACCAACGCATTGACATGGG AGTTCTTGCTGAGAAGCTAAATTTGAATTATGAGGAGGCTGAGAGATGGATTGTGAATCTCATTCGTGGCTCAAAGCTTGATGCCAAAATTGACTCTGAAACTGGGACTGTTATCATGGAACCTAATCATCCGAATGT GTATGAGCAGCTGATAGATCATACCAAGGCCCTTAACGGTCGTACTTACAAATTGGTCACTCAGATTCTGGAACACTCACAAGCTCAAGTAGCTCGTTAA